The Candidatus Methylacidiphilales bacterium DNA segment CTCATGCCTTGAGCCGGACGAAAAACTTTTTGCCCGCCTGGAGGACGGCTCCGCTTTTCACCGTGATTCGTGCCTGGACATCCCCGATCTTTTCGCCATCGATCTTGACCGCGCCTTGCTGCACCAGCCTACGCGCCTCTGCGCCGCTCGGGGTGGCCTTGAGTTCCTGGAGCAGTTTCAGGATGCCGATCGGATTCTCGCTCGGCGTTGCTTCCGGCAGGTCCGCCGCGTTCAAATCCTTCTTTGAAAATTTCAGCTCAAAATCGGCCCGCGCGGCGCGCCCGGCGTCGGCGCTGTGAAAACGCGCGGTGATCGCCTCCGCGAGCTGCTTTTTGGCTTCCATGGGATGCGCGGCGGGGTTCTGTTGCCGTCCCAGCAAAATCGGATACCAACGGGTCATCAGCTCATCACTGATACTCATGACTTTTCCAAAGATGTCAGCCGGAGGTTCCGTAACGCCGATGTAGTTCCCGAGGGATTTGCTCATTTTTTCCGCGCCGTCTGTGCCTTCGAGGATTGGAAGCGTCATGACAACCTGGGGAGGCTGGCCTTCCTGCTCCTGCAGGTCGCGTCCGGTCAAAAGATTGAATAACTGATCGCTGCCACCAAGCTCCACATCGGCCTTGATCATGACGGAATCCCAGCCTTGCAGGATGGGATATTGGATTTCATGCATCATCACATCCACGCCATCGGCCATGCGTTCCTTGAAGTCGCGGCGTTGCAGCATTTGCGCGATTGTTTTCCGGCGCAGAAGCTGCAGCGATTCCATGAGCGACATCTTGTCGAACCACGTGCCGTTCCAAACCACCTCGGTTTTGTCTCGATCCAGGACATGGAACGCCTGCGCCTCATAGGTCTTGGCATTTTCGCGGATTTGCTCCATGGAAAGCACGGGGCGGGTCGTGTTTCGTCCGGTGGGGTCGCCGATGCGTGCGGTGAAATCGCCGATGATGAGGACAGCGGTGTGGCCGAGGTCCTGGAACTGGCGGAGCTTGAGCAAAGGCACGGTATGGCCCAGATGGATATCGGGCGAAGTGGGGTCCACACCGAACTTGACCCGGAGCTTGCGCCCCAATTTCAACTTGGCCTCCAGTTCCGGTCGGGAATGAATTTCACTCAGACCGGAAACGAGAAGTTCCAACTGTTCCTGTACCGAACTTGCCATAATGAAAGATACTAGAGGGAAGGGGCGGCGACAGTAAAACCCTTTTACGCTGAGATCTGTCCGGCGAACTTTGCGCCGTCGCCTCGGGCTACTGAATAATGTCCGACGGTTGGGAGGATCTTATTGACCCCGTTTACATCACATCTGGCATGCGCGGGCCACCATGTCGGCAGGATTAAATAGCACAACATCAATGGGAAACTGGATAATTCGCTGCAGCAACAGTTATTAGAAAGCGTAAGCCTGAATTTTTTGTAGCTATTACAATTAAACGACAATCCTATGAAGCCTTTGCGCCTAAAATATTCTCTGTGAATAACATTTCATTCTTTTTGTTAAATTAGTTGCCTAAATACGGTTATTAGGTAGTCAGACAAAGACATATGTTTGGGGGATTTCTATTTTATGAAAATCTGCTGCCGTAATATTTTGATGCCTGTACTGCTTGTTTTGGCAAGCTTTTCCAGGTTATCTGCCCAAGCCGTGGAAAATTGGGCTTCTCAAGATGTGGGGTCGCCTTCCATCACCGGGTCCACTTCCTATAACCAGGCTACGGACACATTCACCATTCAGGGTTCAGGCAACCAGATTGATGGCGTAACGGATAGCTTTCAATTCGCCTATTTGACGTTGGTGGGGAATGTGGAAATTACCACCCGTGTGGTTTCACAGACCAATACCAGCGGTTATGCCAATGCCGGTGTGATGATCCGTGAATCCTTGGCGGCCAATGCCACCTATGCAATGGTATCAGCCAATGTAAGATGAAGAACATTCAAGTCATAGCGACGGCAACACGACAACGAACAACGGCCAGACGTACACCTGGGACGCCAGGAACCAGTTGATTAAGATTGCCTATGCGGACAACTCGACCACAGAATTCAGTTATGACGGCCTCGGGAGGAGGGTGCAGATTGTGGAAAAGGACAACACAGCGACCGTGACCAGCACGAAAAATTTCATCTGGTGCGGAATGAAAATCTGCGAGGAGCGGGATGCGAGCAACACCGTAACGAAACGCTTTTACGGCCAGGGTGAACAGATGACTGGAGCCAATTATTTTTATACGCGAGATCATCTGGGAAGTGTACGGGAGTTGACAGACAGCACCACTGCGGTCCGGGCTAGGTATGGGTATGATCCGTATGGCAGAACAACCAAGCTCAGCGGCGATCAGGATGCAGATTTCGGGTACACCGGGCATTATCAGCATCAAAAGAGCGGCCTGACCCTGGCACCTTACCGCATCTACGACGCCAATCTGGGCAGATGGCTATCCAGGGATCCGATTGAAGAAAGGGGAGGAATCAATTTGTATGGATATTGTCAAAACGACTCTGTTAACTATGTTGATCCTGACGGGAAACTCTTAGGAGCTGCTGGGCTTGGCCTTGCGATTGGAACTGTCTTAGTTACAGGCTACGCTTTTTATGCAAATTATAAAGCGGCAAATGAGCCAGGAACGTACGCATCCACGATTTCAGGAACACCTATAACTATGCACAGTGATTGTTATAACAATCTATCAGGGGCCGGTAAAAGAATAATAGACAGACACGAAGCAGTACATCAGCACCAGTCATTTTTAAATTGGAAAGGGAAAAGTGAAGCTGAAAGGGAAATCCCTGCTTATCAAGAACAGATTCGTGCTGCGGACGAAGAGTTAAATCGTCCTGGAAATTCATCTAATGATATTCAGGATGCAAAATCACTTAAAAACGAAGCGGAAGCAAACATTGCACAATACGAGTTGCAAAGCGGATTGCCATAAGGATGAAATTTAAAATGCCAAGTAAGATGGAAGTTGTCGTTTGCATATTGACAACCAGTATTGTCACAATAATAGGTTGCTATTTTGTAAAACGAGCCATTAACCCACATCGTCAAATGCCTAGACAGGAAAGGGTGGAGAAAGTCAGGTGAGACTTTAAATGGGGTCAACTCCACCTCCAATATTTCCTACAGCTATGACCCGAACTACTCCCGCCTGGCCAGTGTGCAAAACGGCTGGGGCACCGTCACCTACACCTATAATCCCTACATCACCGACCCGCTTGGCACTCCGGTTCTGGGCGCAGGCCGCTTGCAGACTGTCAGTAATTCGGTTCTGGCCAATTCCGACATCACCTACACCTACGACGAACTGGGCCGGGTTGCCGGACGCTCCATCAACGGCTCCGACAATTCCATTGGCTGGACTTACGATGCCATGGGCCGTGTGACCAACGTAAGTAATCCCCTGGGTGCTTTCACTTACAACTATGTTGATCCCACTTATGGCACCACGCGCCTGAGTTCGGTGGCTTATCCCAATGGCCAGACAGTCAACTACACCTGGCTCAACAACGCCGGAGACCAGCGTCTGCAAAGCATCACCAATCTGGATGGCTCATCCGCTACCCTTTCCTCATTCATCCACGCCTACGATGCCTCCGGACGCATGACCCAGTGGACCCAGCAGGCCGGTTCGGCGGCCCCGCAGCGCTACGATTTTGGCTATGATGCCGCCGATCAGGTGGTGGCGGCCACGCTGAAAGATCCGTCCAGCGGCGCGATTCTCAAGCAGTATTACTACGGCTATGATGCGGCGGGCAACCGGCTTAACGAACAAATCGACAGCAACATCAACCAATTTACCTATAACAACGTTAACCAGATTAGCTCCAATCCCTCGGGCGGCCCGGTGCGCTTTCAGGGCACCATCAGCGAGCCGGGCACAGTGTCGGTCAACGGATCACCCGCCACCATGGCCACCTCGACCAGCTTTGTGGCCAACCCGACTCTGAGTAATGGAACCAACACAGTCACCGTCAGCGCCACTGATGGCAGCAACAATACCCGGACCAACACGTATCAGGTGACCGTCACCGGAGCAGGGGCTACGGCGCCGACGTACGATAGCGACGGCAACACGACAACGAACAACGGCCAGACGTACACCTGGGACGCCAGGAACCAGTTGATTAAGATTGCCTATGCGGACAGCTCGACCACAGAATTCACTTATGACGGCTTGGGAAGAAGAGTGCAGATCGTGGAAAAGGACAACACAGCGACCGTGACTTCGACGAAACAATTTGTCTGGTGCGGAATGGAGATGTGCGAGGAGCGGGACGCAAGCAACACCGTGACCAAACGCTTTTACAGCCAGGGCGAGCAGATGGCCGGAATCAATTATTATTATACGCGCGATCATTTGGGGTCGGTCCGGGAGTTGACCAACGCGTCGGGGTCGGTTCAATCCGCCTACGACTATGATCCTTATGGACGACAGCAGACCGGTCTGCCCGCAGGCGCAAAACTCTGGCTTAAAGCCGATGCCGGTGTTACGAAGGATGCCAATAACAACGTCAGCGCCTGGGCCGACCAGAGCGGAAACAACAATAATTGCAGCCAAAACACCGCAACGGCGCAACCCATGTGGGTGGCAAATACGTTGAATGGGCTGCCTGTCGTCCGCTTTAACGGCTCTCCGGACATACTTGTCGGGACGACGAATTTTAATCCCGGCAGTTCGGACTATACCATGTTTTGTGTTCACGAACGCAGCACCCCGGCTTATGGCAGCGCGCCCTTCAGTTTTGCCGTGAACCTGAACCCCGTTGATTCCGGCGCTCCTTTGATGAGTTGGATTAACACAAGCAATTACTTTGGCACGACCAATACCTTCAATGGCTGGGGGGATGCCAAATGGGTGGATTTAAGCTTGGAAGCGGCTAGTTACCACTTGAGCATGATTTCCCGCAAGGGCGGAACCCAGGGGAATGGAGGCGAACTGACCATTCGTTCCATGGCCGATGGCCCCTTGTATCAGACCAAGGCCACCCAAACATGGACCAGCACGACCAGCGGTCAGTACATCGTGGGTTGCCACAATCCGGATCCAAATTATCCCACACACCATCTGATTGGCGATGTGGCCGAGGTCATTGTCTATGACCGCGCCTTGACTCCGGCTGAGCGGACGCGGGTGGAAAACTATCTGGCTGAAAAGTACAACCGGCACGACATGCAGTCGGATTTCAGGTACACGGGCCATTATTACCATGAAAAGAGCGGCCTGACCCTGGCTCCCTACCGCGCCTACGACGCCAACCTGGGCCGATGGCTATCCAGAGATCCCATCGAGGAAGAAGGAGGGATCAATCTGTACGGGTATGTTGCTAATAATCCGTTAAGATGGATTGATCCTTTCGGTTTACAATTTGGTCCGATGCCATTTCCTGGTAGTCCTACGTTTAATGCCCAGATGCAGCAGCAAGAGAAAATCGCACAAGACACAAAAGCTTTTGTAGAAGCCGGCAAAAATGCAGCCATAATAACGTCGGCTGTACCTCTAGTTCCCCTAGCGGTTGCTGCTGCAGTAGAAGGCGGGCCTGTGGTTGGAGCTGCAGTTAGGCCATGTGCAACAAAAGCTGTTCTAAATGTCGCAAATAAGGCCTTAGCTAATCCTGTGAAAGTTATCGCTGGCGCCGAAACGGTTGCGGCGGCGGTAGATCCAAATCCACCAACAGGCAATGCTTCTCTACACGAGATGATTGGCAGCGCAATAGGCAATGCGGCTAAAGCAGTATGGGGTTGGATAACTGGAAAGTAATCACGAAATGTTTTGGTGGCGTTTAAGTGGTTGGTTAATGATCCTTTTTGGAGGCGTCTGCGCCGTTGAAGGTATTGCCGGGAAAATTACTTCCGCATCAATTTATGGAGTACAAGCCCGTATTTACGGAATAGCTATGATGCTTTTAGGTATCTACATTTTATCTATTATAAGAAATCGCAAAGACGATAAATCTAAGTAAGGT contains these protein-coding regions:
- the tyrS gene encoding tyrosine--tRNA ligase, producing the protein MASSVQEQLELLVSGLSEIHSRPELEAKLKLGRKLRVKFGVDPTSPDIHLGHTVPLLKLRQFQDLGHTAVLIIGDFTARIGDPTGRNTTRPVLSMEQIRENAKTYEAQAFHVLDRDKTEVVWNGTWFDKMSLMESLQLLRRKTIAQMLQRRDFKERMADGVDVMMHEIQYPILQGWDSVMIKADVELGGSDQLFNLLTGRDLQEQEGQPPQVVMTLPILEGTDGAEKMSKSLGNYIGVTEPPADIFGKVMSISDELMTRWYPILLGRQQNPAAHPMEAKKQLAEAITARFHSADAGRAARADFELKFSKKDLNAADLPEATPSENPIGILKLLQELKATPSGAEARRLVQQGAVKIDGEKIGDVQARITVKSGAVLQAGKKFFVRLKA